The sequence below is a genomic window from Salicibibacter cibarius.
TCGGCAATGTACGGCAGGGTGATAAACCCTTCTTCCAAAAGCATTTCCGTCGCCCGATACGTTTCAACGGCATCAGGCAAAAGGGTTTGATCATCCCCAATCACTTCGACTTTAACCATGTCGCTCAATCCCGAAGCGCGAGCAAGTTTTGCAATGCGAACGGCTTCTTCCGCCGTTTTTGCCCCGGCTGTGTTCGGTAACATGGAAAACGTATCCGGTTGCAGCTCCGAAACGAGATCATCATCACTGTCATCCAAATTCATTTTAGCGACTGCAAACGTCAAAATCTCCGTCTCCGACGCTTGCACGGCTTTCCGTTGCACATCAACATCCGGAAACGTTCCGGTCCCCAATAACAATCGTGACCGAAACGTTCGATCCCCTATTTTCAACATGTTCATCCTCCCCCTACAAAACGGACAACGAGTATTTGATCACCCTCGGCGAGCGCCGTTTTTTCATATTCGTCAGGCTTGAGCGCGACCTCGTTGTGTTCAATCATGGCCTTTTTATCCGCTAAATTATAATACATGCGAAAATCTTCAATCGTTTCCACATCTGCAGGAACATCCATCGTTTCTTCATTGACTTTGATATTCACGATTCATTCCCCCTTTAATGTTTCGATCAGGCTGAAACGCCTGCAAAACTTCCGCCTTTCCACTCGTAATCGCGGCAACCATCTCCTTCCCGGAAGCCGGCGCCAATAAAATGCCGTTACGTCCGTGGCCACTACAGAGCCAACAGCCACGGATGGACGGATGAGGCCCCATCAGAGGAAGGTCATCCGTCGTTTGCGGACGAACGCCCGCCCACATTTTCGTGATTTCCGCGCGCGCCACTTCAGGAACGAGTTGTCGCGCCCGCCGAAGCACTTCACCGATGCCTTGCACCGTTGCTCTTCGATCGCGTGATAAGCCGGAAGTCGCGCCGATGAGCGTTTCGCCATTTGGCTTCGGCACGAAATAGAAGTGTTCATGATACAACGTCTTCGTTACGAGCGGGCGTTTCCCTTGTACGCGAATCGCCTCTCCTTTCACCCCTTCAATCGGCAGGGTTCGATCCGCGGAAAGCTCAAGCAAATCGGGACC
It includes:
- the thiS gene encoding sulfur carrier protein ThiS — translated: MNIKVNEETMDVPADVETIEDFRMYYNLADKKAMIEHNEVALKPDEYEKTALAEGDQILVVRFVGGG
- a CDS encoding thiazole synthase — translated: MLKIGDRTFRSRLLLGTGTFPDVDVQRKAVQASETEILTFAVAKMNLDDSDDDLVSELQPDTFSMLPNTAGAKTAEEAVRIAKLARASGLSDMVKVEVIGDDQTLLPDAVETYRATEMLLEEGFITLPYIADDPVLARKLEELGAHAVMPGAAPIGTGRGILNPLHLSYIVEQANVPVIVDAGIGAPSHASLAMEMGADAVLLNRAVSQADEPVKMAEAMKLAIQAGRLSYEAGRIPVKRFAKASSPQEGVFHG